The genomic stretch GCAGTGAGCTGCTTCCTCCCAGCCCGtctctgggtgctgctggggagacTTGTCCAGCAGCCCCGCTCACCCAGGGTGCCTGGGCGCAGGCAAGCTCTGCCCAGCACAAAGTGCTGATGTGAAGTGCTGTGAATTTGACTCCTGAAAGCTGCTCGCCCAGGCATCCTGCGGTTATTAATAGCCAAAGGCCCAGAGGGCAGAGTCTCAGATAGCACCGCCACCAGCCCcgaggagaggggaaaggaaaaggttgCTCCTCAGGCCTCCTGCAGTCACTGCTTCAGTTCCCAGGAAGACCAGGCACTCCATAGGTGCctcacttcctcctcctctcttttcaAATCAACATGccattccctttcctcctcctattGCATTTTAATGCAATTCATAAAGCCTCCTCAATATCCTGTCTGTTAGTAATGCCTCGAAAGCTCTCTTGGGTCTTGCTGTGTTTTACACCCTccttctgctccctcctcaCTCCATCATTCAACCCAGTGTTCTCTAGGCTCTCATACATTCCTAAAATGCCAGGCATTCAAATAATACAtcagaaagcacagaagaaaaataattgtatgcACGAAGCAAGAAGTAGTAGGAAAACCACAAAGTCTAGAAAGCTATTTACAGAGTTCTAGGAAGTAGCTGTGTAATGCTTATGGGAAACCCAGCAGAATCAAATAGCAAGGAAACTAATTTTCTGATTCATGACAGAAATAGGGTTGATTGCCTGCATTTGGTGCAGCTTTGTACATGCAAATGACTCCCCTCCTTCCGCTCCTGTTCATTTTGCGGTGACTCTCCTAGTTACTTCTTCCATACATACTCGGGTTGTGGTTCTAGGATGAAGGGAACATATATCATTTTAGTAGATTACTCAAAGATGCACATACCTTTCAGTTTCTATGTAAAGCAGAAATCCTACAGAAAACATTGTCTTCCTATTACACATTGTGTCAAAATCAAGTTGTCCACTGAATAAATCTAGAGTCTaaggtggggggggcaggggggacatAAAACACAGCCGTGATTGTAGTAGAAAATCACTTGCAAAGAGAATTGCAAGGAAAGGTAATATAAAGAAACATCAGGAGGCAGtcactttccctttttcctaGATTTTGCAGAGTTGTTTTTGCTTGCACCAAATGTATATGAAACTTCAGTGTGGTAAGTGGGTTGAAAACACAAAGTGTTAACCCCCAGCACTGTTTGGAAGATCCTGTATAAGAGTCCTGTAACATACCTATGGGCAATAATCAGCCTTTATACCCTGCTTGGAGTCAGGGCATGCATGGCAATCTCCTGGCCTAAAgttctcattttcctcttgcttGCATCCATATAACAACTATGTATACCTCACGCTGTGCCTATAGCACAGCTCTTATTCTCCCTTGTTCATAGGCACTGTAGCACCGTGCTTTCCACTATCCAAAAGAGTGCTGTGTCTTTCACTGAGCCCAGCAGATATACCAGAATGATCTGTGGGGGCTGGATGGTCCAGATCCTGCCTCCACACTCCCATACCAATGATCAGGGAGTAACTTCCCAGAGCTGTGCCAGTGTAAAACAGGTGCAGGGGATAGCACAATTGAACTGTAAACACccactgcctgctctgggcACCATCACAGAGCTTGACGCCCATGAAGGCATTTACATCTGCACAAAGCTGGAGGGTGTCAAATACTACTATCACAACTGACCATCTGTCCACACTTCACACTCACTCTGCACAAGTGCAGGTGGCCACAGAGGAGCAGGTCTCTTGGATGCTGGCCAAGCACTGCTCACTGCAGGTTGTACATATTTGTTTCTCTTGGACTGGTTTAGCATCATGCTGGGCATTTGCTCAGAGTGCCCAGTGCCTGCTATGAAGCCCAGTTGTGCTCTTTGAGATGCTGCCCTCCTATTCAAGTTCCCTGCATTATAAACCCTACTTATCAAGGGAACTATTGCCTGTCACAAGGTGATGCCGTGTCGGGGGGGGACATTGTGAGAACAGACACAATATGCTGCTGTATTGCTTAAACTCAGCAGCCCTTTGCCTCTCCTTTCCCAAAGGCATGAACTACAATTACCTCTTAATTTTAGGACGCTTCTACCTCCATTTTGATAATCATCTAAGAAATGAATGTGATTTATATTATGGGGTGAGAAGCTGAGAAATGCAGCTACCACTATATGACGCCTTCTTGCAGTCACTAGAGCGATGCTAAACTCTGCCTCCTATTTGCCTCTTGTCTGggtttttcagtgctgttgtGCCTGTGGCTGTTGTCAGGCTCAAATTCTGAAGAGACCTTGGCCACCTCCACTTTGAAAGATGATCCGTAGTCCTCATTCAGTGCTATGTGAAGTCCCATTCTGTCCTTGCAACCCTGATCCTCCAGAGGTTATTTTCATCTGCTTGTGCATATCTACATACACTGGGTGAGACACAGGACCTAAGAGTGCAGCTGGAGTGTACTGCACAGAGCCTGAGCCTTGAACCTAGAAGGAATGTGAGAGAGGGTTTATCCTATTAGTACGGCACCAGGATTTATAGGGTGATTTAGGTAAAGCGGTCTTGCATCTGACACATATGCACCAAGGCACATCTTTAATTGAGATTTTCACCTCCTGCTCTACcttcaaataaaattatatgTCTCCATTTTCAGTTACCAGGCTGAGAACTAAatcctgctcctttctcctctctacGCACACTTTTTCCTGAGAGATAGAAATGTCTGGTTCACTAGTCTAGAAATGTCAATGGTGGGCCTAGCAGAGACTTCACTTGTGCCCTGCCATGGTGTCACATTCAGCAGCTCAGTGACTTTTTCCACTGGGAATATTGTCCCAATCTGATATCTCTGCCATAAGTAATACAATGAAATCAGCATGGATAAGATAGGGCTCTTACTATTATCTTACCTACTCATGCTACTCAGTGCTCAAGGTTTGAAGTCATTACAAGCCTTCCTTGATGAGCTGGTTTAGTTTTGGGTTGGAGAGGGAGATGGGAATTTACCTGGCATGTGGTGAGGTTTGGTGGCTAAATTCAATCTTTGCTTGAGTACATGGAGTTTCCACTTAGGTCAGTGAAGTAGTACATGTGCTGCCTGTAGGACATGTCAGCACTTCCGGGAGGAGTTTTTAATCATACAAGGAACTGTCTGTATCTCACTGTGACCACCTCCCTCTTTCCAAATATACCCTTTGCTTAAGTGGCTTTAGGAACAGCCTGCAcaaagctttgctttctctgactTGTAtcttcaaaatttatttatttttgcactgAATTCTTGTGCACCTAATTTTAAATGGTCTAACTTCAAATTGTTGATGTCTGCAAAATCATTTCAAGAGCAGCAGATGAAACCTGCCTTGTTACACAGGGCTAGATGGACATAAGCAGTAGCTAAGACAGGCATCGTCAGCAGGGCTGTCTCCTGAGCACATTTTGATCATGTGGAATCTGGCAGATGGCGTCAGTCTGGCAAATAGCCTTTACCATTTCAGTTTTCCAAAGATAGAGAATGACACCTTGACCCTGCTCCCCTTCTTCCCTGGAGCCCAGGACTGATCTGTGCTGAAAGTATTGAGAAGCAGCGGCTTTCAACATGATTTaatctgtgctgaaaaaaagttgcaaaactcttgatttggctttattttgattgttttttattttgaaatacatcatatataatatttgctattttaaaatatttcatatatgcTTAATCTCTTCCAGTTTTACACAGACATCAGGAAGACTTGTCAGTAGCTTGTAGCACCACAATAGGAGAAACAGTTAATGCCAGGCTCCCTCCTGCCACTAAGTGGGCTTAATGCACGATGAGATGTAGGACTGGGACAGAATATGTAAGATTTGATCACAGAGCTGGAGTGCGTGTTGAAATAGCTGGCATGCCCATGGTGTGTTACTTGCTGGGCAGCCTGTTTGCCTGTGTGCCCCACGCACTACTACACAGGAATCCCCTCCAAGCTGCAGCAAGCATCTCGCTGCCAAAACTCCCTGGTATGAGGCTGGCCTTCTCCTCTGGTATGTGGGACTGAGCAACACCATATGTGAACGCCAAAAGAGGATAGATTAGGAAGAAAGGATTTCCTAAGATTTTAAACCCTCCAGACTTAACATCACATCAGGCGAATGCCAAAACCCCAGGTAACTCAGAGAAGAACAGTGGCAACATCTAGTGGCCATTGAAGCTATAGGTCTGTGCTGCCTGGGAATACCCTTATTCTTTATACATGCCACATACttgccctgctgtgctctttgCTGGACACTTCTCCTTCCATCAGGTATGATTGTTTGGGGGTAGATATCTCCACAAGGCACCTTACTATTTTCTGGTTTCACCTACTATTTTCTGAGTAGCACACTGAAGTCCCAAGTTCATCTCTAGCCTGCTGCATAGCTGTTCAGTAATCCTTTGGCTTTGCTTTGGGTAAGTAACCTCAGGGCAGGCTCCTGTTCCACCTTTGAAAGTCTGTTTGGTTCCTTCTGACATAATCTGCTGTGAGAAGAAATGACTCTCACTTGAGAAGGTTGTAGAGGTTAACAGGGAATTTAATCAGAGCCCTGGACACAGCAACTGTCCTGCAATGTGTCAAATCATCTGGAATAGCTTGTAATCCTACTATGTCAGCTTTATTACGAAAAACAAGATGCAGTCCTAATCTGCAGCCTGTGCCTCTATAGACTTATTTCTTTGGGAGCTGTGCTCCTAGTTGGACAGAAGCTCAGGTTTGGCATCAGCAAACATCACTGCCCCTTTGTGCATTTCCTGTCTGCAAATCAATGAGAAATATGCTGGATAGTCCCAAGACCCACCTCCAGACCACTGCATAAGAGACCCCTCCTTGTAATTAATCTGAAAAACCTCCACAAAATGATACGTGGACAGGTGTCCAGAGTCTGCAGTCTAATCCTAGAGCTGACCCCAGCTTCTCTTGCAGTGCTCAGGAATTGCTGTCTGTGAGTGACATGCATCTGGGAAAGGCGACCTGGTAATACTTGTCCTAAACTGAGCACAATGAACCTCTCAGGACCCAGAAATAGAGTAGACTTCAACATGAattgggttagggttagagttaggaTTAGGCTTGGAGCCTGAGGATGCAATGggatatatttgtttttctgactgATTTGGTTTTCTGAACTCTTGGTTAATGTAAAGAATAAGTTGAATTGTTAAATGTGAGTTTATATTTGGGTTTACCAGAGCTGACAAACTTCTGTTGATACTAGATTTACAAGCAGAGAGTAGGGTTTAGGTTAGAGCAGGCTGATGAGCAGGGTTGGGGCAGGTCAGCTGGGACTGGCCCATAAATTTCTTCACCCTGTCAGTGAGTGAGTGTTTTATAGCCTGTAGTACCGAAGTTTTGGATTTCActgaagtttttgtttgcatggGGCTTTTTTAATGTATAGGGGGGTTAAGTCCAACTTAggtgtttttattgctgagatATCCCATCCTTTTTTTGACTCCTTATATTCTCTTGGCCTTAGTAATTTGTTGGTAGTGCTAACTGCATGTGCTGTACACATAGCAGTTCCTTCTGGGTGCCAAGCAAAGAAGGCAACAAAATGCCACATGTAAAGTGCATATCACAAGTTTATTCTTCTGCACAAACAAATAGAAAGTGACTGtaattggaagaaaaacaaagacaaaacagaaaaggaacaaaagtaTTTCCATAAACAAAGATGCCAACTCTGTTCTTCTTCTGGGGTCACATCTTCCACCAGACAGAGCACTGGTGCTAGGCTCCCATTTTCACATGACTGACAAGTTTCTTCTAGGAAGAGGGTCTGGTAGGGGATGCTGGATATTATAGCAGAAAGGGAGCATATTCTTTCTGAGGGACAATCTTGGATACTGTGCTTTTGTCTGGCAATCAGTGACTCCTCATCACACCAGTCTTTTCCGAGATTCTTcctctcagctgctgcaggattGTGAGGTTATCTCTAGCAACCGTTCCCATCTATTCAGAGGGAAAGGACTGATACTTCTGAAGCAAAGATAAACCCCCAGATTTGCCATAGCTGCAATGTGTAACCTGCAGCATGTTAGAGAGGAGGGATGATAGGCAGTTTTAAATCAGAGCCCACGCAGACATCTTCAAATGCTTAACAAGGGGACACTGGGGTTTGGCCTACCAATGCAGCTTATAACTTAGCAGGTGGGAGCTAGAACTTGTCAAACAACTGTTTATGTCTGTGCTTGTTCAACAGCTGAGGAATTAGAAATTTGGACAGGCTCAAGACAAGCTTATGTGGTTCAAAAGTATTCCTCATAACTTCACCTGTGACCTTTCTAACAGGTCAGCCACAATATTTTCATGAGCAGACACTAGCAGAGCTGCTTGAAGCCAGCAGTAGtgcagttttcttccttatagCTTAGCAGATGCATCTCagtattatttctcatttcatgCTACTTGCAGCCACAGGCCTTATTTGGGATACAGCACAAGCACTGTAGGCTTCATCTGCAACAtcctctgcttctgcagatCAAGCCCTGTGTCAGCATAGGATCCAGAAAAGATTGGGAGGGGCTGAGATCCATCAAACTACTTTGTCTTTGCTTCTAAACACAGCTTTGAACCAAGGATGTTAGAAGTGAAAGgcagcatccccagcctcctggttcttttccttgctctgaTGTTTAATATTCATTCTCCAATCAGACCTAACTTTTTTTCATCTCCTGCCCATTGCATTATCAGAAATGATGGGCCAAATGCAGTTATTCCACTCACTTGGGTCCTGACATCTAACATTCAACAGTGTTTGGCCATCACTCCTTGGCTTGCATCAGTGTCTCCCAGAAATCTGGAATGGGACCACTGAAATACTTACTAACCACATGCAATCTCCCTTACATGCTAAGGGCagacctctctttttttccagtggcaAAATGAATTTCCCGTGACACTCAGGCACTGAGAGCACTTACCTTTAGAGGCCTGAGGGAAAGGGACGCTGGAGTAAGATTCAGACTTTCTGAGGTTATTTCTTCACTGCAGAATTATCTTGAGCACCCTTTCTCTGGTCCACACAACCCCTCTCTACACCTGAGTTCAGCAATGCTTTCAACCTAGGCTATCTTGTCTGTCTAAGGCTAGTGTCTAAAACCACTAGCCAGTTACAGACGGCACTCCCACAAGGAGACTAGAGATGAAGCTTTTGGAGCACTTGCTAGTCCTTTAGTTCCTTCCCAGAGCTTTCCTAGAAAAATAGAAGATGACTCCTTCCATGTTTCAGAAGAATCACAGAGATTCAGCTTGCTACAgcacacaggatttttttccagaaacgCTGGCAATGTAATTCAGCACAGGTTAAGTGAGAAAGCAATCATCCATGGCTGCTCCCCTTCACCAGAGCTAAGTGGATTCTAGCGATTGGAATTAACTCTGTGGTGACAACTTGTCATAAGACCTGCCCTCTGGGGCTTTCCAGGAACACATAGAATCACCTCATCAGTTCAggtctgctgcttctgtgttgTACAACCATGTGCAGCACCTCTTCTGGCTGAGCCACCCCTTTGCTCATTAACTCAAGGCATTCCCAAAGGTTTTTTCTCCATCCTCTCCTATGGCTGAGTCTGCCAAGTGAGGTGTAAGTGCTATCCTCCTCCCTCCCTAGCATGCTCATCCTATGTTTCAGAGCCCCCAGAAATGTGCAATGcaaacacagctctgcagaacaaGCCCAGCCAGAGTGTGAAGGATTCAAAGGCAGGACTGTATattacttttcctcttctctcattCTCTCCCTCCTAAGCTTGTCTGGGACTAGAGCTGCTAGCTAGGTTCTCCAGAGCTCTTTTTCTTCATGGGagagcacacacacaaaatctcCAGCTGCTCACAGAGAAGCACTTTAGAGCCTCCAAGAAAAAGTAGAGCCCCCAACTTTTGTGAAAAGAGCTAAACATTGTAAGCTCCAGCTGTGCGGAGGAAGGTTGGCTTGGACTTAGTGTGAAACCACACTAGCTGCACTGCTTACAGACTTGGCATCAGCCCCATTTgcactcctttttttctccccagaacCTAGTTTTGTACATCCAAAGTTTGTGCTCAGTCCAGTCAGAGAATGGCTTCTGCTTGAAGGAGAGGAGCAAGTCTAATGAGATGGAGACATGTCTCAAGCAGGGCTATGAGAGTCTCATACTGTCTCCAGTACTCATTCCTGAGGGTCTAGCAAAAAGCtgggcaacccctgcccaggaAGAAGTGGCAagccccttccctgcagctggggcaTCTGTTGTGTTTGGGAGCCAATGCTTCAGGAGCAATGCTTTCTTGGTGTACTTGTAGGATCACACTGTAAAGGTGGCTGCTGCAAAAGGGGGAgaacaggcagaaaggaaatggCAGGGGTGTGTACAAACCAGAGCACAAAtgacatgcacacacacatgcactgtCCCTACTGATATCCTGAATTCTTCCTTGGGAAAGGGAATACTTTCTTCTTGTATGCCTTTAGTCTAGGGATTAGGTCTGAGGCTAGCCTGGGACATTAAGGAATAACCAGTCCTGTTTCCCCAGCATCACCAGCAAACTGAgttctgtatgtgtgtgtgaatgcAGACCCTCTGGGACTCTCAGAGCACTTCAGTTCTTACCAAATAGATCTCCAAGGATACTTAAATCATTTAGTATGAAATTCTACTTGtgactttctgttttcctgtcctCCACTTCCATACTGAGAGTGTCTGTAAAGGGGCTCCGTTTTCCAACTCATCAGAGTTTTCAGCAAGTTTTATGTCATAACCCATTTCCAATCTAGCCACACTTCTGACCTAAACTAAACAAAAAGATGATATGCAAATGCATATTCAATCCTGCCTCCTTTTAAAGCCAACTGTACCTCTCCCACGCAATCCTCCTTTGTACTTACAGCATCCTGTTCCAGTGGGACTAACACTGCAGGGCCTTCCTTGCACCAGCCAGCCACTGCCTGAGCTTAGCTTTGACTTTGTGTATCCTGAAAAATTGATACTTCCTTCTGCAGTTCCTCCAGCTTGTGATAGCCCCACCAAGTCCATTCAACGCCCCTCTTTGGCAAACTGCTCCCGGACCTGATAGCCATGTTTAGCACCAGCTAGGATGACTCTCCTTTCTACCCCCAGCTCTGGTGGCTGGAGGAATGGGCGCACATGGCCACCCTCCTGCGCAGGGCACGCTGCCCACACGTGCACGTGCAGACACCCCCACTCActctgctctcccacctccTTTCCCATGCCCTTCCGGGAGTCTGGGAGAAGTGTCCAAGGCGAAGCCTCACTTCTGCTTTCACTCACTGCTGAGTGTTGCTGTGTGCatgtctgtgcatgtgtgtgtgcacacaggtGCATGCGTACAGACTGACAGACTCAGAGAAAAGCAGTCTAATAGGGAAGCTAGGGCTTCTGTACTGCAATCCCACTTCTGACCCTTTCTTCCTGGAAAGCTCTTATCTCCCAATCTCCCTCCATTCAGGTTGACTCCAAAGCCcttgggaaaggaaaaccaCTACTGCCTACATGTCCTCATGTGAGACAGTCCCTGCCATTCACCCCTTCCAGAGGTGGGGTTTGCTGCTGCATGCAAGTTCCCAGTCTCTGTGTACCACATGTGCCCTCTCTCCAcattcttcctcctgctgtaGCCACAGCCAGTAAGCCTTGCATGAAGCTGCCCATCTGAGACCaaggggaggctgggggagagggTGGTGCAGAAGGggagtaatatttttttttctcttttcttcattttgtgtcACTCATCCCAATGTACTGCGCTGACATGAAAGACAAAATGAGCACTATCTCTGCAGAGCCACGGATGGGATGTGAGGGGTGCCTGCGTCAGTGGTGGCCAAAGCTCGGCCTCCACACATTGGCCTGCATCCCTGTTCTCGCTGCTGAGAATTTGGGCCTGGCCACCTGAAACCGAGAGGCTGAGGCTGGGTTTGGGGAAGGCCCCCGGCCCACCTGACCAGGCTCTGGAGAGCTCTGGTATGGCTTAGGGGACTGGCTGAGCTCTACCTGGAAGGGTGCTGGTGTAGCGGGGGCAGAATAGGCCATTTCTGTTCTCCACACTGGCTCATCCAACGTGGTGGCCGAGCGGGGCACAAGCACGGTGGGTGTCAGGCTGCTTGAGGCTGGCATGGGAGCTGGAGTGGAGAAGCGACGAATCTCCTGGGTCTTGGCTGTTTTCACAGGGACCTGCTTGGCTGCTGTGAAGGACAAGCTAGCCCGCGGGGCTGGCTCACCAGGAGACTCTTGAACACTGGGGCCTGGGGGATCCCCAAAACAGAACATGGCTGACTTTAACTGATAGGGCTGGTGGCGCATTAAATCAATGACCTTGATCCCTGATTTCTGGCCAGGTGCCTTTTTCACtttgctctctgctttgctAGCCTGAGATTTGCTGGCTGCCAGGGGATAGAAAGGGGAATGCATTGGGTTGTAAGCTATTGGAGGGGGAGCCCGGATGTTGGGTGAATATTTCCAGGATGAGGgtagagaaggggaaggagagggggtCCTGGGCTTGGACTCTGGCTTCAGCTTCGGTGTTGCCTCCACCACAAATTTGTCCATGCGGCTCTGGCGTTTGGCAAAGAGCTCTGCCCCCTTGCCTTTAAGCTGAGGCATGTCCTGGGCCCCATTTACCAGTCCAGCATCTTGCTGCTGAGGCTTAGGAGCCACTGGAGGTGGGGTCTTGAATTTGCGGCCAGAGGACTGCATGAAGTTGCAGGCCTCAGCACCCAGGCTGAGGAAGTCCTCCTCAGGCCCAGACTCAAAGCCTGCCCCAGGGTGGTCGCCTTTTGGCTTCTCATCCAGGTTCTGCACCAGAGATAGGAGCTCAGGATTGGGTgaattcttcttcttctcctcaaTCTTACTGAacatgggttttttgttgcCCCGCCGGCGAGCCTCCTGCAGGATGCCTGTGCGGGGAGCTGGCACAGCAATCCTCTGCTCCCTGGAGGTTAAGGGCTCAGAAGGAGGTCGTGGCATTGCTGGTGAAACAGCAGgagaaggctgctttggcacagGGGAACTGCTTATCGTGTGCTGTGATGGTGCTGGACTAATATACAAAGAGGAAGAGGCTGTTCCAGGGACTCGTGGCTGAGATGCTGCAGAGGCCACCTCCCCTCCTGGCTTTGAGGGAGTTGACAGAAAGATAGAGGTGGTGGACGTCCGGGCAGTGTTGGCAGAAGGCTTAGTCTCTGGAGCACTTCCTCCCCCTCTTGGCTGTGACTCCAGTGGTGGTGTTGGCCTTCCTGGTGCAGGAATATACAGAGATGTGGAGGAGCTGACTGGACTGCGGTGCATTGGCACTGGTGCATTGGCAGGTGTTCCTGGAGGCAGAGGTGAGAAAGGGGGAACCACCATGCTTTGCCCACTCAGACTTTCACTAGGTTTTTTGGGTGCAGATGGCCTGAAGATGACAGAGGATGTTGCTGGGCGTTGGCCAGAAAAGCCAGGAGTAAAGGGTCGTGCAGACCTGTTGAACATGCTCGTTGAGCTTGCAGAGAAGGGGTCAGGGGTGCTTGGGGGAGGCGGGAAGAAAGTGGGGCTAGggggagccaggagctgagTGGGGAGGGTGGCTGGCTGCTTGCTGGGCACTTGCACACCTTCCAGGTGGATGCTGAGGGGCACGCTGTCTACCTTCTGTGGCACAGGCATATTTCCGTTCACCGTGCCTTGCTgtggctgggcagctggggcaAGCTGGGGGCTCTTCTGTGTTGGGACTTTCTCAATTGTATACTTCCCAGCCCGTTCCCTCTGCTGCTCAAATAATCGTGCTCCTTTACCTGAGGCCTCACTCAAAcctttttgcttctcttccttctgttcaGAGTCAGACTTGGACTTTTCAATGTCCAGGTAAGTGTTGTCCCAGTCTGAGTGATTAGTTAGGCTTCGGGCATCAGAGAAACCTTCCTCATCAAATTCAGACTCACTAGTTGGAAAAACTCCGTCTTCCTCCTCGTAGGAGCGGTCTTCGTCGACACTCCCAAAGCTTACCAATGTATACTTCTTAGCCCTCTGCCTGCGCTTCTTGAACATCAGCACCCCCTTGGAGTGGGGGTTGGGTGCATCTGTCAGCAGGGATGCAATGGTTCTGCACTTGGTTTTGGCTTCTTTCACGTTCTTCTCTTGGATGCTCTCGTGGCGGTGGAGCTCTGCAAGAGACAAAAAGAGGCAAGCTCAGAGCTCAGCAAAAGGCTGGGTGTGCAAAGATGGACAGTGATATGGTGATAGGTATTCTAGTGCCCATACGAGGAAACAcactgtcactccctgcccttctttttctttcctacctTTGCTGATACTGTCTTTAGGAACTGCTGATAGAAACCCAGGTgcagttttctctttccctgcaaACACAATAGAAGTCCATGCAGGTGTGGGGAGGGAACTCCCCCAACTCTGATGGCCAGTCTCTGTTTCCTGGTCAGACCTGGGATTTCCTGTTTCTGCAGCATGTGGCCAAGAGTCTCAGGCTGTCAGCACTTTTACAGTGCCCTTGCTCCTGGGAATTTTTACCATTTACTTATCAGTCTGAGGGTGGAGCCCTGCTTTTTGTAGGCCTCCCTGCCATATGGAGGATTCCCAGGAGAAGTAATCTCTCTGGCCGTGAGAGTTTGGGAAGCAGCCGCTGCTACTGTTAGCACCCATGCATGTGAGCAatgggagaggtgctctgcaggcacagccaggctgctcctgctctaGGCCCTGCAGTGCCAGCTACAGAGTCGGTGTCTTGCAGCAGCAATGTGTGTAGGGCTGTTCGCTGCTCTCTGTAGCAGCCCTGCAAAAGCAGGAGGCGTGTTTTCACCCTTGCCGTAGTCCCTTGCCTGTGCCCCATGCCCAGCAGAAGAGCATTTGCTCCCAAGCAAGAATCCTGGACCCCCACAACTGATCAGCCAGGCCAGAAGGAATCCACTTAGGCTTGCTTGGAAAAGCCAACACCTGTTGGGACACTGGCATGAAAGTGTGGGATAACCATTTTCCacctgctctgccagcccagcGGTCAGTAAAGCCCCAGGGAGGAACATTGTGTTCTCTGTCTTGCATGCAGGGAAAGCAGGGAGCAAACAAGATTCAGT from Grus americana isolate bGruAme1 chromosome 7, bGruAme1.mat, whole genome shotgun sequence encodes the following:
- the SYNPO2L gene encoding synaptopodin 2-like protein yields the protein MGTEEEMLITLSGGAPWGFRLQGGSEQKRPLQVSKIRKRSKACRGGLWENDVLVSINGKSCAGLSHATAMQIIDSSNGMLNIRVKRIVGGEQIGPRLQRSPSPGQRVLSPPSPLSPPAQLLSPEPAGAPATTQPSQPRRSQRHLESLTSPPDSEAYYGETDSDADNVAQEKHRRARKKSPRSPPDSTNSKADAPQDEVSLSEQSGYESMPEVAAQGGAEMASSSGVAKREIACPPGSRTDTPFSESEGQLRPPSTEGQATSPEAMLLPHATKVIRAERHLIPMVGPVEHPVDEDLTTTYAEKAKQAKLHRHESIQEKNVKEAKTKCRTIASLLTDAPNPHSKGVLMFKKRRQRAKKYTLVSFGSVDEDRSYEEEDGVFPTSESEFDEEGFSDARSLTNHSDWDNTYLDIEKSKSDSEQKEEKQKGLSEASGKGARLFEQQRERAGKYTIEKVPTQKSPQLAPAAQPQQGTVNGNMPVPQKVDSVPLSIHLEGVQVPSKQPATLPTQLLAPPSPTFFPPPPSTPDPFSASSTSMFNRSARPFTPGFSGQRPATSSVIFRPSAPKKPSESLSGQSMVVPPFSPLPPGTPANAPVPMHRSPVSSSTSLYIPAPGRPTPPLESQPRGGGSAPETKPSANTARTSTTSIFLSTPSKPGGEVASAASQPRVPGTASSSLYISPAPSQHTISSSPVPKQPSPAVSPAMPRPPSEPLTSREQRIAVPAPRTGILQEARRRGNKKPMFSKIEEKKKNSPNPELLSLVQNLDEKPKGDHPGAGFESGPEEDFLSLGAEACNFMQSSGRKFKTPPPVAPKPQQQDAGLVNGAQDMPQLKGKGAELFAKRQSRMDKFVVEATPKLKPESKPRTPSPSPSLPSSWKYSPNIRAPPPIAYNPMHSPFYPLAASKSQASKAESKVKKAPGQKSGIKVIDLMRHQPYQLKSAMFCFGDPPGPSVQESPGEPAPRASLSFTAAKQVPVKTAKTQEIRRFSTPAPMPASSSLTPTVLVPRSATTLDEPVWRTEMAYSAPATPAPFQVELSQSPKPYQSSPEPGQVGRGPSPNPASASRFQVARPKFSAARTGMQANVWRPSFGHH